In Nocardia sp. NBC_00403, the DNA window CTCACGCAGCGAGTGTCCGGTGGCGAGTCCGGGTACGACGTGCTCGCCCGCTTTCTGCCGGTAATCGAGACGCTCCGGACGACCTACCTGGCGTCTGACGCCGCCGACGGCGACGTGCTGCTGGTCAATCACGGCGCCGCCATGCGACTGGTCTCACGGACCCTCAGCGGGGTAGCGCCGCCGTTCACCACCAACAACCATCTCGACAACACCGAGACCATCGAATTGGTGCCCCGTGCCGTCGGCGGCTGGGAATGCATCCGCTGGGGCCGTTTCACACCGCCGTTCGGCTACGAGGTGGCACCGACCGCGGACGACCCGATGGGTTAGCCGCGTCAGGTCAATGCCCGGTTGCTCGGGAAGTCCTCGCGTTCGGGCAGCACACTGATCAAATCCTGCAGTGCGGTCCGCAACCGTCCCGTCGTTCCGCTGCTGAGCGACGTCCACTTGGTGCCGTCATCGGAAACGCTTGCGGTGGCGATGAATCGACCGCCCCGGGTGTTGAACACGGCGATGTGGTTCTCGGCGTAGTCCTTGGTGCCGTCGCCATAGATCACGCCCACGATCTCGGCGTGCGAATGGATCTCCACCATCGCCGAGGCGATGGCCTGCGCGTCAGTGGCGGGATGTCCCACCCTGGCGAGCCGGGCGGCAGTCGCCTTGGCGTCGCCGGTGTCGTCGAAGATCGGGACGAGCTGTTCGGTCTCGGCGCGCATGCCTGTCAGCTCGAGCGGCTCGGCAGGCCCGAGCGCGGTGATCACCGGTCCGGCCAGGTCGTCCTCGACCTGGTCGATGACATAGGAGTGCGGCCCGCGAAGGGCGACGGCAACGAAGTCGTCGCCCTTCGCCAGGCACATGCGACTCGCATTGCCTTCCACGAACAGTCGTATCGCGACCACCCAGTGGGGTCGGTACAGCGCCCGCAGCCGGTCTTCGAGCTCTTGGTGAACCGAGCCACCGATCAGGAGTTCCCGATCGGTGAGCGACTGAGCAGCCACGGCCATCGCCGCATCGTGATCGGTCACGTTGTCGTAGCGTCCCATCGCCTGGAGCACGATGGGCAGCTCGTCGATCTCCAGCTTCTCCAGGAGAAACTGCATCTCGTCGAGCGACAACACAACCGCCGCGAGCATCGGCGGGCCGTGGCCCGCACCCAGCACCGTCACTTAGCCGTCCCGGCGGTGTCCGCGCCGATGACGCCGTCGGCCATGTAGCGACCGTCGTTGAAGTGATCGGCGCGCAGGTAGTCGGCCGACTTGTGCTCGGTCTCGTCGTCTTCGCTGTCTTGCACCCGGTTGCCGAGCAACGGACTGCCCGAGGGCGCCGCCGGACGGACCGGCGCGGCATCGAAACGCACGTTGACGGACTCGGCGACCGCGGTCGTGGCAGGCATGCCGACCGCGGCGCCCGCACCCCAGCCTTCGGGAAGCTTGAGCGATGCGTTGGGGTTCGCGCCCGGGGCGGATGCCGCCGAGCGGGTTGCCGCGGCAGCCGCGGAGACCGCGGTGCCGACGCCCATCATCGACATCGGCGCGGCGGCCATACCGCCCATCGACGGCGTCGCGCTGGTGACGGCCGAGATCGCATTGGCGCCGAGGGTGCCGACCGTGCTGACACCCGAGGTCGCCACCGAGCCGATAACATTCGCTGCCTGTGTCGCGGCGCTCGCCACGGCCGGGTTGTTCACGAACCCGACTGCCGCGGCGATCGCGGACGACACCGGATCACCCTGGAACGCGGCCTCGGCCGAGCTCGGGTCCGCGGTTCCGGCGCCGTTGGCGATCGCGGGCGGCGGCACGAACTCGCCGGGGGTCGCCACTGTGGCGGTGGTGGCCGCTTCGTAGGTCTCCATGGTCAGCGCGGCGCGCAGATCCAAGGCGGCCTTGGCTGCCTCCGCGATCTCGGAGCTGCCGTTCAGGACGCCGCCGGTGGAGGCGGCCGCGACCCGCGCGCTGTCGACGGCCGCGATCTCCGGGATGCTCGGCATCGCTATCGACGCGACGGTGTACGCGGTCGCGTTCGCGACGGCCTTCGCGCCCAAGGTGGCCGCCATGACGCTCTGCTGCTCGGCCCATCCGGTGAAGCCGGCGAGCCTGGCGAGCGCGGCGACACCGTTGACACCCTGCATGCCGATGCCCAACTCGGCCATCACCCGGACAGCGGTCGTGGTGGCGTCGATCCACGCGCCGGTCAGCCCGCCCCACGCGGCGGCGGCCGCCGAGATCGGGACGCCGTGTGCGCCCGCGTTGAGCGCGATGGAGTTTCCTTCTGCCAGGCGGGGCATCCAGAACACCCCGGTCATACCTGCGGTCATGCTTGTTTCTCCCCTTTTTCCGTAATCAGAGCTGTCCGCGGGCCTACAGGCCGAGGGTCATCTCGGTGGCCTTGATCACGCTCGCGCGGAGGATGTCCTCACCGACGTGCGTGGCGAGCTGCATGCGCAGCGTGGCGGCAGCGTGATGCAGCTCGAGGACTGCCTGGGCGACCGCCTGGTCGTGGGTCATCGCGCCCCGGTTGAAGTGATTGGCTGCCAGCAGCGACACCTCGTCCATCCCGGA includes these proteins:
- a CDS encoding ESX secretion-associated protein EspG, whose product is MTVLGAGHGPPMLAAVVLSLDEMQFLLEKLEIDELPIVLQAMGRYDNVTDHDAAMAVAAQSLTDRELLIGGSVHQELEDRLRALYRPHWVVAIRLFVEGNASRMCLAKGDDFVAVALRGPHSYVIDQVEDDLAGPVITALGPAEPLELTGMRAETEQLVPIFDDTGDAKATAARLARVGHPATDAQAIASAMVEIHSHAEIVGVIYGDGTKDYAENHIAVFNTRGGRFIATASVSDDGTKWTSLSSGTTGRLRTALQDLISVLPEREDFPSNRALT
- a CDS encoding PPE domain-containing protein, which translates into the protein MTAGMTGVFWMPRLAEGNSIALNAGAHGVPISAAAAAWGGLTGAWIDATTTAVRVMAELGIGMQGVNGVAALARLAGFTGWAEQQSVMAATLGAKAVANATAYTVASIAMPSIPEIAAVDSARVAAASTGGVLNGSSEIAEAAKAALDLRAALTMETYEAATTATVATPGEFVPPPAIANGAGTADPSSAEAAFQGDPVSSAIAAAVGFVNNPAVASAATQAANVIGSVATSGVSTVGTLGANAISAVTSATPSMGGMAAAPMSMMGVGTAVSAAAAATRSAASAPGANPNASLKLPEGWGAGAAVGMPATTAVAESVNVRFDAAPVRPAAPSGSPLLGNRVQDSEDDETEHKSADYLRADHFNDGRYMADGVIGADTAGTAK
- a CDS encoding PE family protein, coding for MFGVDITPEAVLAAALELDLVADRLAAAHVVSAAATHVLPSGMDEVSLLAANHFNRGAMTHDQAVAQAVLELHHAAATLRMQLATHVGEDILRASVIKATEMTLGL